The Ricinus communis isolate WT05 ecotype wild-type chromosome 8, ASM1957865v1, whole genome shotgun sequence sequence GCCTATGTCATGAGCGGGGCCACAGAGCAACTTGGAAGCTGCGAGAAATTGACCTATATGGCCATGTGTACATCAGTAAACAAAGAATATGTAAAGCCCTTAACAACCCAGAAAAAGTGATTGAGAAGTAATAAGAACAGTGACATCACTTAAGAAAGCGAATCAATTTATAGAAACACAAACACAcatggttatatttatgaaaagcACACCTTTTTTGCACAGGTTTATAATGAATGTGCTCAATAACCTTTGTGCCAGCTTGGAATCCTGATTAATTGATTTACTAAAGATCTCAATAGCAGCATCAAACTTGCTTTCTTGACAGAGCCCTTTGAGAATGGATGTGTAAGTTGTAGCATTGGGTGCTATCCCTTTCTCCAACATGTGATGAAAGAGCCTCATAGCCTCTTCAACTTCAGCAATTTCTGAGAATTTTCcaataagaatattataagTTTTTATATTCACTCCACATCCGACTACAAACATCTCATCCCAAAGCTTCTTAGCAGGACGCAATAGATCTTCTCTACAGCATGCTTCCATTAAACAGTTGTACATTGAGATATCTGTGCCAAgccctttctttttcatctccTGAAGAACCCCATAAGCCTCTCTTATTTTCCCAGCCTTGCATAAGAACGAGAACATCACATTATAACCCTCCAGATCAGAGAAATAATCTTTAGAAGACAAGACATTGTATACCTCTAGCATTTCGTCAATCTTTCCATGCCTAGATAGATTTCTGCTCAAATTGCTTAAAGTTAAAAGAGTTGGTAACATCCCTTTTCCAATAATGTAATGGAAAAACAACATCGCAGTATTAGGATCAATGCTTGATACAGATCCTATCAATGCATTCAAAACATCAACTTCAATAGGAAAATCACCATGCACAATAACTTCACCTATTTCTTTCGCTTCAAGTACCAATCTCTTCGCAATCAAACTCAAAATAAAATCCCTATAATCATTACTCCTCGGTGCCACCCCTAACTTTCTCTTCATCTTTAACACCTTATTAATATCAGCTGAACTCCCTGATAATCTAAAAGCTTCAGCCACAATCCTATATGCCATAAAATCTGGTTTACAGTTCCTAATCCTCAATTCATTCAATACCCACAAAGCCTCATTTACTCTTGAAGCCTGACAAAGTCCATGAACAACCAAAACAGCAATAACCGACCCGTTGATCACTGAATTACCTTCCTTAACTTGATCTAACAGATTCAAAACTTTACTCAAATTAGCATCTCTACAGAACCTCCAAATAAACACACCAAATCCAACAGTATTAAAAGCAACACCTCTCAGAAGCATTTCATCAAACACTTTTAAACCCTTATCGAAGTACCCATCAGAACCCAAAACAGCTAAAAGAGAGTTACATATTTCAGGCCCAATATCTAAAGTCCGTGATTTTGCCTCACTAAAAACCAAATAAGCATCCTGGGTCTTTCTCCCTCTGATCAAAGAACTAATGACAAAACGCTGCGTTGAAGAATCGAGAGTTAAATTCTGGTTTTTGACTTGTTTTAAGACATACTCAATAGCATTAAATTGacgagaaagagagagagatttgAGAATTGAGTCATAAGTAAGTGAATTGTGAGTGAACCCAGGTTGTTGTGATGCCCAATTAAAAAAACCGAGTGCGAGTGAATGGTGAGTCAAGAGACAAGGGTCGATTACTTGAGCAACGAGTGATGGACTCAGTGAGTCACGGGAGACGATTCTGTGTAGAACTGACTCCAGTGAAGGTGTCCATGGGCGAGTTTGAGTTGGGCTTCGGCTATTTGATGCAGAGATTAGAGCTTGGCTTATCCGAGTGGCCAACTCGGTTGCGGGTCTCATCATTTGAAATGGATGAACTGAGGGATTGACAGTCATCCGAACCCGCCATTCTCTTAACAAGTTCAAAACTTCCGTTAAAAACGCACCGTTTCAACCAACAACTTAAAATCCACATAGATATATACTTTTCTCTTATACTTTACcaaccaataataattatttgcaaaataaaattttacttctttatgaaaggaaataaaaattactctTAGAACAAATAAATTCAGAAATATTTCCCCCTGTTAGATAGGCCTTCATCAATTCATCAGAAAATAAATGACATTTAtgttactaaaatttaaacatcATTAAGATACAAACCTCTATAAATAACATTAACACTAacgttttctttttgtttcattgGGCTGAATTATGTGTACAAACAAATGGGTTTTGGGACAACCCATGTGCAATTtgaatatacatatataaagaaCCACCTTAGCATTTACAGATATGTAGTGGTTCTCAGGCTAAATCTGTACAAGTGTCTGTCTCGTGATACTAATATTAATCCCTTTGATGCAGAGCCTATGTTGGTGCCTGCCTCTTGAtacttatattttcttctgcTGACTTCATACATCATCTATATCTGTACAATATATACACTGGTGAGAATTTAACGCAAACAGATTACGAGTAGGATCTGATCAACTTAAAATTCTGAAACGTTCGAGCTTTGAACAGGGTCCCCAATAGATATCCCATTGTAGTTTCTTGTGCTGGCTTTGGTGAAAGAGTCAAGTTCTGTTTCACCTGTAACCTAGTTTGTCCGATCTGTCTGCAAATTGAATCAACAATCTTGGGGTCAACTGGGCTACCTGTTACGTCTGTGACATAGAATGTGTCTTTGGCTATACCGCCTTTTGTTGAAATTTCTGCTCTCTTGATGCATAAACTGTTTTCTCGGAATGTTCTGGTAATGTCTGAAAGAAGTCCAACACGGTCCTCTGTGCATAATTCTAGCTCAAGTCCCTGTATGATCAAGTATTATATCTGAATAGCAAGTGAACAAGTCTCATGGGTGAATTACAAGTTTTATGTATAGTTCATACCTCAGATGCTCGCCTTTCAATAGCAGCTTCAAGACATTGTATGACACGTTCTCTCTCAGCATCTGAGCTTATAGGGAGTCCATCGACATGTCGGATATAGAATTCCTACAAGCAAATGGAATATTGCTGTTTAACTATTGACCCGCAATAATATTTAAGTTAGTCCAAAGACTTAAAAAGTGCATTTAGACTTGATTGTTACCTGATAAGCTTCCTCCTTCCTTCCTGCATTGACCATTCCATGAAAAACTACATACTCCATGTCCGTTAAAGTGCAAACAATGTCAAACAAAAGTTTAGGGCGATCCTTTGACCTCATAGTAATCACAGAGTAATCTTTCTCGATGTTCAACACGGTAACATGAGGTCTTGAGCTCTTATCCTCGAGCCTTCCTAGTCCAACCCTATCGACCCTTTCATAGTCCCTATCGGCAAACATGATCTGATGCAATCTTCTCTCTCTACTTGTTATCCCAGGAGGTGAAAGAGTCATTTTTGCTGCTTTTAAATCATTGTTACCTTTGAGAACATTGCACAGCAATTCCTTTATTGTCGAGAGTCTCTTTGGATCTTTAACCGCACACCCTGTGGAATCATCTGTGACATGAACCACAGCAGCAGCCCTGGCATTATGGGTCCATATCTCAGCATTTACCACATTGCAGCGAAGATCCGCCAGAACTGCACATACTTCAGACAATAATCCAGGCCTGTCATTACCGCTGAGTTCAATTGATGTATGGTCTTCAGAAGGCATCACACCAACAGACCCTCTCAATGAAGGAGCAAAGCTTGCATTACTTTCAAGTCTCTGCAGAACCCAATATTAACATGGAAAATCAGTAAAAGAATGAATAGTATTTGACATTTCAATTCAAGAGAAAAATTATACCACAGAGTGCAGCACtggaattttttatttctagatGAACATTACTTGAAAATGAAGGAAGAGAGtttaaaaaatgtaaaggAAAAAATGTAGGTTTTCAGTTCAATCCAACATACAGCGATTTAACTTGCCTTGACAGTTTATAAGCTCCCCAAGGATATACTTGAAACGTATTAGAATTGACATAGTAATAACGACATCATAGATCATGCTCAGGGCAACAAAAGATTGTAATGCAATAACCAAGTCATCACCAATTTATTCTTCGCATTTTTTGCTATGAAAAGTTGATGTAACTATACTGCTAAACTGAAAATCATTTCACTCTTGCAAAACAGTGCAAAGAAGCTGAAACCTGTTTCTGTTTCTTTACTCCCATTTATCAGAAATCAAATGATAACGCGAAAAGCATgtcacaaaaataccaaaagcAACAGCAATAAATAAGTCCTTACTCTTTGTATATAACCAATCACTTCCTTATCTCTGATTTTGTTGCCATCTTGGTCTATCACATTAAACactgagaaaaaataaaagaaaagatatgaATAATAAGACCAGGACTTTTCAAACTGTTGATTTAATTACAATCTAAGCGATTGAAGAAGAAACCTCACCATCCATAAACCATCCTCCATCAGATGATATATAtgctttttttattacaagGTTCATATCAGTAAGCACTTGTACGACTTGGAGTAGTATTCCATGCTTGTTGACACTGTCAACCTACAAAGGAAATCAATTGTCAGTATAACTGAAAATAATCAGAGAATTAAACAAATAGTCGATAAATAATGACCTTAAGACATATCCATATGCTAATTCGACCAAATAATAGGTAGTCTTAATTTGCCAATTAACTTGCATGCCTATATTAGAGGAACTTATTTAACACCTGTATATGTctgcatataaatatttgctAGTTCAATCTAATTACAGTaaaccaaaatcaaaattatgagaaaatcaTGAGGTTTACCTGAATAACAGTGGCGTCCTCACAAACATCGTTGTCAATCACAACTCTGCAAGCAAGAAgcaattaaattagaatttatatacCATGAACACAACtgagaaggaaaaaaagaaaagaaacaggCAAGTCAAACCCTCTCGATCTTTTGATtcattaaagaatttaaaaaattgctTATGTTGAGAAGAATTTAGTAAGTTTGACTAAGAGATAGAAGTCCTGAGTCTCTATTGGGGTTGCCAAGAAAATtcagaaaaattaaagttttaagaataataaaaaaagaagtaattGAAGTTGCATAATTTCATAAGTAACTAAAAattgacttttctttttcttttcttttcatccaTCTTTCCCTTGATCTCTCAGCAACAGAACAGCatgggaaaaaaaagaaaaaaagaaaaagaataacttGCAAAGAGCGGAAAGAGCAaacttttttcttcaaaattcaTCTTCAAGATGTAAGAGAGAGAATTTCAAAGTTCCGTACACCCTCCAAAATCATACAAAAAcatcatcaaaacaaaaaaaaaagaatacaacCTTACACCCAGCATCTGCAACTAAACTTAGATACCCAAAAACAAAATCTaaagaagaatacaaagaaACAGGTAGCACCTTGGCGGGTTCATCCTCCTGATAAGCTTAGCatattcatcatccatgtcTTGTTGAAATTTCCCTCAACCGAAacgaagaaaacaaaaacaaaccaAAACCCTctaaaagataaagaattttgagaaagacCCAAGAAACAGAATTTACAAGAGAATCAAATTATGCGACCTCCAAAATCCGAGGAAAATAGGAAACCAAAACAAGACGAGAGAGAAGGAGAAGTACTAAAAAAAGTAAAGCAGGGAACTTTTAGGAAACacatgataattaattaagtaaggAAGTAACAACTCTTCCTTTTAAATCGTGGCCGTTAAAAACGTGTTGAGAGATTATTGGACGGAGTAGCGGTTAAGACGATGTGGATGGCTGACGGGTTCTGAGTGGTAAGTGAAGTGAAAGTGTGCCGTTTGTTTTTATAGTTACTGAAGAGAGTGGGGAAAAGTGACGTGGCAAATGTGCACGTGCCATGTAGATTGTGTTCGTAACGGCTGCTGTTGCCGGTGTTTTTGGCGGCAATTCTAGTGACGACTGGGACCGGTTTCCTTTCTGCTGCCCACGTCATTGAAATGGCTTTGTAATTTATCTGTGTCGGTTCCTTTCTGGGCCTGGTAAATAATTAGCACCACAAAatctagaaaaagaatttttggaAACGCCAAgtataaattcaataaaaaatttaaaaaaataggtttgattttttatttttgtttagttTTACTATATGTTTATGCTTTAGGTAAATTTATAGGATAAGTGAGAAtgaagttaaattatatattttaaaaatttgctCTCATCCTCTCTAACCTTCTTCCTACTGTTCCTAGGGTTTAGGTCTGCGTTTGGGGCGGCTTCTGGTGGCTTTGCCACCGGCAGGCAACCCTCAGTTTCGTCTCACCTTGCTTTCTAGTTTTCCTTTGTTTATATCTAATTAAAGTGTATCTAGTGATGTTGTTGTCTTGTGCTGGGTTAGTTGCTAGcttgtttttgttcttttggTGCAGGTTTTGGTCGATCTTGGCCCCGACCTAGCCAGTTGGTGCGGCGACGTCCGCCTCCTTAGCCTACCGCTGTCCTATGGGTGTTTGTCTTGTGACAGATGTAGGCGATGGAGAGGAAGAGTTGCTGGTTTTCTGGGTTTTGATCGGTGGAAGAAGGAAGCTCCTTTTGGGTCTTGTCTTCCTGCCGATCTACTCCCCAACCACCGTCGGCAGCTTTAAGACATATCTTGTGGGTTTACTGGTGCTGCCGATAGCGTCTGGTGGATGAGCGTTTAGTTGAGAATCCTTGATCTCTTGATCTCATGGCTAATGGTCTGGCGGTGCGAGAGTGGCCATGTGAGGGTTTTACAAGGCCTATTCTGCATTTTTCCATTTATTGTTGGCCGTGGAGCAGTTTCATCTATGGGTTTTCAGCCCACTCTTATGGGTTTAAAGGGCTTTGAGCCCTATTATTGAACCTCCTTTATTTGTAATGATGTCTGGGACTTATCAGTTAGTCCTTCAGCTCCTCTTGTACTCTCTTAAtaggaatataatttttaaatatttttcatcattttaGTAATGTGTTGCACAATTCTACAAGTAAGGTTTCCTGTcattttttcttgcttttctttctctatatatctattttatatgtctttttctttttcttctcttttttttttttcttgtgttcatccttttatataatatttagtaaattagTAAATTTCTACTGACTTCATTCCAAATGGggcatttatgaatttttctttaaaaaactataataatataattttataaaattcataatataaaataagctTTACCCAAATGAAATGTGGATAaaacaaatttgaaaaatatcccACTTGAAGATATACTAACTAATAATATGTTcaagagaaatatttttagattttatataaaaaaattattaataatagcCAGATGAAATGTGGATATGACAAATTTAAAGAGGCTACATATCCATCCCTGTCATAAGGAATCCACCGGATAACATATGATCCTATTATGTATTGGAAGATCAGACAAGAGTGATATAAAAGCTATAAACGTGGGTTCCTTTATGTTCTTACGATTTACatacaaaaatatacataGCTATCAACCATTTGAAAAGTGCACCATAAACTGCCAGTTAACCTATCCTCCTCCTTCTTGCTACCAAACTCCCAACCATacttttcttcattatttaatAGGGTTggcttttgtttcttttgtatgCAACAATTTTCCACCTTCCAAACATAAACTCAACTTCTTACAAGTGTCTCATATAATACAATTATCCAAAAGGTGTGTTTATAATTTCCCAACGGCTAATTTACCATTAAATAATTGTAtctaaattattcaaaaataaataaataaaatgcacGATAAAAAGTCaccattttttaatataaatttccaTATAAATGAAAGAATGGACTTTAGTTCAAAATCTACATgctttattcaaattaaagagTGTTTTACtagtattttcattttatgagaataaaatatgtttataGTTTGGATTTCTTCGTTTATTAAGTAGTAGTATTACATAGATCAGTGCtcattgatatttattaaatagaaattaaatgcTTGATCGatgattaaatatgtattttatgaGGTCATCCAATACATTTGAATTGACCCTTCTAGTGAAGGATACCTCCATCTTTCAAAACCCTACCACCCTGCCATTATGCACCTAAACATGTTATCCATCCATCAGGAGAAGACAAATGGCTAATTAGCAAGAAGCAAGAATCATCCAGATAGATTTGGAGGCAAGCAACAAATATGAGGATCAAAATAAAAGGGAGGGGAGGTTGGCTCTTCGGAATGGTGGGAATAAAAGGGAAAGCTTtataggaaaaaaagaaagagaagagccGCCTAAGAGGGGATGACAGGGCCCCTCCTGCCCCTGTAATAATGGATAGGGATGAGCATAGTAGATTAACAATAAGTCGAAACAAAAATTGTAGGGTCCATCCCATTTCGAATAATCAATTTGAGGATCCAAGTGTCCAATTTGAAAAGTTCACTGCGAAGActgaatcaatcaattcattgCTGTGACTTGCGTCATGCACTTCtatctcctttttcctttctttttgggtAGATATTTTTGTAGGGTTATTCCTCTTTGTTCTAAACTCCTTCCGAACATAAAGGAAGTTTCATTCGATGAGTTCGCACACATGTTGAGTAGGACGCTATTTCATTAGAgatcaaaaatagaaaatatcattaatttataaaaattaagctgtaattaactaaataattaattttaactattttgatatttgattgaattcaaattttatattaaaatattctaatttagcCTAATCCGTCATCCTACTATTTTTCCTcagctaaataaataaaaaaataaagccaTTATTCACCATATGCTTTTGAAGAATTCGTGAGTAAGTCTTTTCCCAAATCCCCACCTTTTAGTAAATAtacatattcatatataaacaTAATCCAAGAGATAAATTATCTGTGATAGAGATTCATCTCTTCtgtttggagctgttcatacATCAATGGTGGTTTAAAAGGAGCACTGCACCATTGCCTCTTGTGCAGACTCATCGAACTCTCTTCCCTTAGTTGCAAAGGCGACAACCCTTTCACTTATTGGGGCGATGGACCTTTGGTGGTATAAATTTTAGGTGCTTAAAAGTTCTGAGTgccttttaaaatttgtagATTCCAGTTTTGTGGTCATCTTCTTCCTCTTGAGAAGTGGTAGGAATCCTTGGTTTTCTAGCCTTGACTTTTAGGCATCATTTGGATTGAggtattttaaaatctatgaatttaaaatatatataattatctttcgaaaaaatttaataataaaactaatatttattattttgcatGTGATATATGATTAAAGAAATTCTTCATTATATAgcaatattataattatgcGTCAAGAAACTCAACGCTATGGATAAGTTTAGGTTGACTATAAAAGTATAGTGCTAACTACAACTTgccaatatatatttagaagaATCATTCCTGATTTTCATGCCACTAATTGTCGAAAggaataaaattcaatttggcCATTTGACATTCTTGTCTTGCTAAATTTATAACGTTTCAACctaaaattttgataagaATAAGAGTTATTctcttttgataaataaaaataattttaataattttttaataatcatttattaattttaatataattaaaataataagttgcTTTGATCCATGTTCAATGTAGCCATCCTTATTTCACCACTCCATTGCCCTCACCACCATCACCTCTCACCATtgttataaaaagaaacaaaaactaTAAGAAcgcatataaataataatcttttgattgtttttatttaaaatattaatattaattcttaagtttaaataatatagtctaatataattttttattttttattttttattttttattttttattgtatcaTTCTCCTTTAATATAGTGCATAACTCACtctcttaatttattaaaaaaatctaaataaatcaATTGTGCAAACATTTGAGCCAAAATACTCATAAATTCTAAAGGGACTAAATTAAGCCCGTGATAAAGTCTATTGccaaattagattttattgtCATTTGTGAAAAAGTGGATAAATGACTATGTTATGGTGGTGTCAACATGAAGTAATCACACACATGTGTATAATGTTAAGTAAAAGATAGGGGTGGAAATAATTGGATATGGAGTGACATATGTTATGGCAAAAGAAGTCTTCCATTATGGTCTGATGAGTGTAACCAAGTGGGTGGGGAGGAGTTGAAGAGGAAAGACTGGCACACCACAGAATCCTACTTTCCTCCTCTTCTAGTGGGATTTTAGGCTGAACTCAACTTTAGATAGTGTGTGATTAGGCTTTTCTTCCCATTTTCAGTAGTGCAAGTCTTGCTCAAACTTCcaagtaaattaaaaagaaaagaaagatttgATCAGATTCTTACTGCTGTTTAGTATTTGATTCTTTTGGGTTCAAGAAACTTAAAGAGTAAGAGAACAAGTTCGACCcaatttttgtttcaaaaaaaaaagaaaagaaaaaagaaagagaacttACCAGGATAAAACCCATTGCAAGCCCATATTAAAGTGATTAGATTGTCTTTTGTCTATTTTCATTACATAACGACCCACTATCAAAACTCCATTCCCAATGTGACAAACTTTAGTCTcattgtttatttcttttgctgCATTTAAAGGAGGAGTCCTAAAGTTGAATTACAATTCTCGTATACTATGCACTTACATTTTAGATTACTAGCCTAATGACATCATTgattttgtatttcttttttaaggaACAAAGTGATGAGGATATCTATATTGGTGTTTACATCAGTTTAATCATTACTAtgtcatgaaattattttaatcacaTGGTTGATAGAGCACAACACACATCTCTCAAATTctgtcaaaaagaaaacagacaTCTCTCAAAAGTAAATCATTTATATTCTCGTATAATTCTAACCATTTCCGGATGGTGAAAAGCTCAAGAAAGAAGCAATGGAATCTGTTAGAAATTTTCGAAAGTAGATTTTGAAAGGGAAAACTTAAAATCCACATTGGAACTTTTTTTTGTTAGCTTTGCAACTATTTAAATAGGTGGACCAAACTTTTTGAAGGTTGAAAACTTGAAATATATAATGGGGCAAAAAGCTTGGGATCCAGGGAATCTAAGATAACTGATAACTGATAAAATTAACGCAAGAAATTTCACGTTCAGATTTAATAATGGAGGATCTCTAtctctctccttttctctCTCACTACTCATGCTGTAGTGTGCTTGCATTAATTGGCCTTTGCCTTGTCCACTCTGCAATAAATTCATGTCCTGAAAGTGCTACAGACAATGTCAAGTGTCAGTTTATTCCTCCATAAATTTGTCTCCCTGGAAATCAGTTCACTTTCCGTGAGAATCCTAGGATTGGGAGGAACCCAAATCAATAACAGTACCAGTACCACCAAGAATTAACAGAActttaataaaagaagaaaagggtaTATCTTGACAGAAATAATGGCCCAGCGTTGCATATTATCTAATCTGAGATTTACTTTTCCTGTGAATAAATTTACACTAGGCATCATCTGTTAGATGACCAAAGTTCTGAACTTTCGAGGAAAAAGCAAAGTCCGGAGTAATACAGGGAGTGTCGCATGACCTGATTATGTTGCCAGGATCCTATTTACTTCAGAAACAAAATCTATGCATAGTTGTGATTAAAATGTACCGCCATTCCCGCCAATTCTCAAAATTGATAGTGTTTccaaagttaaaaatattaattttcgtacatctttattaagaaaaagatatgGGTATTAATACCGAAAGAGAACCAAGAGGAGCAGAAGGGACCCCATAAGCAAGAATACATGACCAGAATTTATCGCCAATCTCAGCAGgagtaattaaaaatacaatgtCAAAAATGAATGTTATTTTGTGCCTTTAACATCAGTTGAAGATAATTCAAATCTCAGAACACGTAAACCCCTCAGTTCTGTAACCTACTCAAATGAGCAAGCTTCAAAAAAGTATCAATCTGATGGACAATACTGTTTATGAtacattttgataaatatattatttgtacGGTTCCATGATCATTTGTTCTTTCTCAATTCTCGATGTTTTGCTCtacaaaatctttttataGTCCCTCTGAAACAAGCTTTGTCTGAATTCATCACTTGTTCTTAGGAAGGTGAATGATTTTGACAAATAGACACCCCAGTCACTATTGATACTACGCCTTTCTTTCTATGTTACTGTAAATATACACACTAGGAAACTACAAAGAGAACAAAATTTAGAGGTTCAAAAAGAGGCGAATggaaatatatatgaatttgcaAAGGACCCCTAGATCATCTGTCCTGCCCTTATAAATCAGCAATACccatattttttagatataggGAAGCGCACACATAAATCTTAGTATATTCTGGTTCCAAAACAAATATGGAGAAGGCACAGTGATGAATTAGTCATAAAACTACTAATGGAACACTCGATGATAAAGCAATGGTTGTTTGAAGATCAAATATAATCACAAGCATAAGCTATCTTATTGTTGACTATTCCAGTCTCAATTGTTGACACATAATAATGCTCTAGCTAACTTGCTGAAGACAGTCCATAGTCCAAAAGCTATGGAGAATGCTGTTTCCACTTGATACACCCTGTCAAGATGTTATTCTTCAAATACAGGATACAATCACCAAGCACTACTACTGCACGTATGATTCAGGGAACTCTACACCTAAATGCACTTCATACAAGCCCCTGGCCATGTACCAAGGCAGCATCTTAAGAATTGAAACACCAATATCCACTCAAATTAACAATG is a genomic window containing:
- the LOC8285311 gene encoding pentatricopeptide repeat-containing protein At5g14080 isoform X2, giving the protein MTVNPSVHPFQMMRPATELATRISQALISASNSRSPTQTRPWTPSLESVLHRIVSRDSLSPSLVAQVIDPCLLTHHSLALGFFNWASQQPGFTHNSLTYDSILKSLSLSRQFNAIEYVLKQVKNQNLTLDSSTQRFVISSLIRGRKTQDAYLVFSEAKSRTLDIGPEICNSLLAVLGSDGYFDKGLKVFDEMLLRGVAFNTVGFGVFIWRFCRDANLSKVLNLLDQVKEGNSVINGSVIAVLVVHGLCQASRVNEALWVLNELRIRNCKPDFMAYRIVAEAFRLSGSSADINKVLKMKRKLGVAPRSNDYRDFILSLIAKRLVLEAKEIGEVIVHGDFPIEVDVLNALIGSVSSIDPNTAMLFFHYIIGKGMLPTLLTLSNLSRNLSRHGKIDEMLEAGKIREAYGVLQEMKKKGLGTDISMYNCLMEACCREDLLRPAKKLWDEMFVVGCGVNIKTYNILIGKFSEIAEVEEAMRLFHHMLEKGIAPNATTYTSILKGLCQESKFDAAIEIFSKSINQDSKLAQRLLSTFIINLCKKGQFLAASKLLCGPAHDIGHSDSHVVLLKCLADAEEMSIAVEHIKQIREASSLMLQVISSELSALLSSSSKSESILFLLEAISDKCIESNDEPWKHVCNISYN
- the LOC8285311 gene encoding pentatricopeptide repeat-containing protein At5g14080 isoform X1, producing the protein MTVNPSVHPFQMMRPATELATRISQALISASNSRSPTQTRPWTPSLESVLHRIVSRDSLSPSLVAQVIDPCLLTHHSLALGFFNWASQQPGFTHNSLTYDSILKSLSLSRQFNAIEYVLKQVKNQNLTLDSSTQRFVISSLIRGRKTQDAYLVFSEAKSRTLDIGPEICNSLLAVLGSDGYFDKGLKVFDEMLLRGVAFNTVGFGVFIWRFCRDANLSKVLNLLDQVKEGNSVINGSVIAVLVVHGLCQASRVNEALWVLNELRIRNCKPDFMAYRIVAEAFRLSGSSADINKVLKMKRKLGVAPRSNDYRDFILSLIAKRLVLEAKEIGEVIVHGDFPIEVDVLNALIGSVSSIDPNTAMLFFHYIIGKGMLPTLLTLSNLSRNLSRHGKIDEMLEVYNVLSSKDYFSDLEGYNVMFSFLCKAGKIREAYGVLQEMKKKGLGTDISMYNCLMEACCREDLLRPAKKLWDEMFVVGCGVNIKTYNILIGKFSEIAEVEEAMRLFHHMLEKGIAPNATTYTSILKGLCQESKFDAAIEIFSKSINQDSKLAQRLLSTFIINLCKKGQFLAASKLLCGPAHDIGHSDSHVVLLKCLADAEEMSIAVEHIKQIREASSLMLQVISSELSALLSSSSKSESILFLLEAISDKCIESNDEPWKHVCNISYN
- the LOC8285312 gene encoding ACT domain-containing protein ACR6 translates to MDDEYAKLIRRMNPPRVVIDNDVCEDATVIQVDSVNKHGILLQVVQVLTDMNLVIKKAYISSDGGWFMDVFNVIDQDGNKIRDKEVIGYIQRRLESNASFAPSLRGSVGVMPSEDHTSIELSGNDRPGLLSEVCAVLADLRCNVVNAEIWTHNARAAAVVHVTDDSTGCAVKDPKRLSTIKELLCNVLKGNNDLKAAKMTLSPPGITSRERRLHQIMFADRDYERVDRVGLGRLEDKSSRPHVTVLNIEKDYSVITMRSKDRPKLLFDIVCTLTDMEYVVFHGMVNAGRKEEAYQEFYIRHVDGLPISSDAERERVIQCLEAAIERRASEGLELELCTEDRVGLLSDITRTFRENSLCIKRAEISTKGGIAKDTFYVTDVTGSPVDPKIVDSICRQIGQTRLQVKQNLTLSPKPAQETTMGYLLGTLFKARTFQNFKLIRSYS